One Streptococcus gallolyticus subsp. gallolyticus DSM 16831 DNA window includes the following coding sequences:
- a CDS encoding ABC transporter substrate-binding protein produces the protein MRRLYSFVLGVIAVTLVLFGVSVYMQKTTSSTSQSDKLVIYNWGDYIDPDLITKFTDETGIEVQYETFDSNESMYTKIKQGGTTYDIAVPSDYMIDKMRKENLLIKLDKSKITGLENIGDEFLGLSFDENNDYSIPYFWGTLGIVYNDTMVENAPEHWSDLWNSEYANDIMLVDGAREVMGIGLGTLGYSLNTKSLSELNAASQKLDDLTPNIKAIVGDEMKGYMINGDAAIGVTFSGEASEMLDSNEHLHYVVPSEGSNLWFDNLVIPKTAKHIDEAYAFINFMLRPENAAQNAEYIGYSTPNDAAKELLPDDVKNDQAFYPSEETIENLEVYDNLGQKWLGIYNDLYLQFKMYRK, from the coding sequence ATGCGTAGATTATATTCTTTTGTATTGGGCGTGATTGCGGTCACACTTGTTTTGTTTGGCGTTTCTGTTTACATGCAAAAGACGACAAGTTCAACAAGTCAATCGGATAAACTGGTTATTTACAATTGGGGAGATTATATTGACCCTGATTTGATTACAAAATTTACGGATGAGACAGGAATTGAAGTTCAGTACGAAACGTTTGATTCCAACGAATCGATGTACACCAAGATAAAACAAGGTGGAACGACTTATGATATCGCTGTGCCGTCAGATTATATGATTGATAAGATGAGAAAAGAAAATCTTCTTATCAAGTTAGATAAGTCAAAAATCACAGGCTTGGAAAATATCGGTGACGAATTTCTTGGGCTAAGCTTTGATGAAAACAACGATTATTCTATCCCATATTTCTGGGGAACATTGGGCATTGTGTATAATGACACCATGGTAGAAAACGCGCCAGAGCATTGGTCAGACCTCTGGAATTCGGAATACGCCAACGACATCATGCTTGTTGACGGAGCGCGTGAAGTTATGGGGATTGGACTTGGAACGTTAGGATATAGTCTTAATACCAAGTCATTGTCAGAGTTAAATGCGGCTTCTCAGAAGTTAGACGATTTAACTCCAAATATCAAAGCTATTGTCGGCGATGAAATGAAAGGGTACATGATTAATGGTGATGCTGCCATTGGAGTGACTTTCTCTGGTGAAGCTAGTGAAATGCTTGATTCTAACGAACACCTGCATTATGTCGTGCCTAGTGAGGGGTCAAATCTTTGGTTTGATAATTTGGTTATTCCAAAAACAGCCAAACATATCGACGAAGCTTACGCTTTTATCAATTTTATGTTGAGACCTGAAAATGCTGCGCAAAATGCGGAATACATTGGTTATTCGACACCAAATGACGCTGCCAAAGAATTGTTACCAGATGACGTTAAAAATGACCAAGCCTTTTACCCTTCTGAAGAAACCATTGAAAACCTTGAAGTTTATGATAATCTCGGACAAAAATGGCTAGGGATTTATAATGACCTCTATCTACAATTTAAAATGTATCGTAAATAA
- a CDS encoding ABC transporter ATP-binding protein, producing the protein MTNPIIAFKNVSKVFEDNGTVVLKDINFELEEGKFYTLLGASGSGKSTILNIIAGLLDATTGDVYLDGQRINDIPINKRDVHTVFQNYALFPHMNVFENVAFPLKLKKVDKKEIERRVEEALKMVRLAGFEKRPIQKLSGGQRQRVAIARAIINEPRVVLLDEPLSALDLKLRTEMQYELRELQQRLGITFVFVTHDQEEALAMSDWIFVMNDGEIVQSGTPVDIYDEPINHFVATFIGESNILPGTMIEDYLVEFNGKRFEAVDGGMRPNEAVEVVIRPEDLQITLPEEGKLRVKVDTQLFRGVHYEIIAHDELGNEWMIHSTRKAIEGEVIGLDFTPEDIHIMRLNETEEEFDARLEEYVEMEEHEDGLIHAIEEERNEEKL; encoded by the coding sequence TTGACTAATCCAATTATTGCGTTTAAAAACGTATCAAAAGTATTTGAAGATAACGGTACTGTTGTTTTAAAGGACATTAATTTTGAACTTGAAGAAGGAAAGTTTTATACCCTACTTGGTGCTTCAGGGTCAGGAAAATCAACGATTTTGAATATCATTGCTGGGCTTTTAGATGCGACGACAGGAGATGTTTATCTCGACGGTCAACGTATCAATGATATTCCCATTAATAAACGTGATGTCCATACCGTTTTCCAAAATTATGCGCTTTTCCCACATATGAATGTTTTTGAAAATGTCGCTTTTCCTCTTAAATTAAAAAAAGTTGATAAAAAAGAAATCGAACGTCGTGTGGAAGAAGCTCTTAAAATGGTGCGTTTGGCTGGTTTTGAAAAACGTCCGATTCAGAAATTGTCTGGTGGTCAACGCCAACGTGTGGCGATTGCGCGTGCGATTATCAATGAACCGCGTGTCGTTTTACTTGACGAACCTTTATCAGCCTTAGATTTGAAGTTGCGGACAGAAATGCAATATGAGCTGCGCGAGCTGCAACAACGTTTAGGCATTACCTTTGTTTTTGTCACTCATGACCAAGAAGAAGCCTTGGCTATGTCAGATTGGATTTTTGTCATGAATGACGGTGAAATCGTGCAATCTGGGACACCTGTTGATATTTACGATGAACCAATTAACCACTTTGTGGCGACTTTCATTGGGGAATCAAATATTTTACCAGGAACAATGATTGAAGATTATTTGGTCGAGTTCAACGGCAAACGTTTTGAAGCCGTTGATGGTGGAATGCGTCCAAATGAAGCTGTTGAAGTGGTTATTCGTCCAGAAGATTTGCAAATCACTTTGCCAGAAGAAGGAAAATTACGTGTTAAAGTTGATACACAGCTTTTCCGTGGTGTTCACTATGAGATTATCGCTCATGACGAATTAGGAAACGAATGGATGATTCATTCAACTCGTAAGGCGATTGAGGGCGAAGTTATTGGGCTTGATTTTACGCCTGAAGATATCCATATCATGCGCCTTAATGAGACAGAAGAAGAATTTGATGCCCGTCTGGAAGAATATGTCGAAATGGAAGAACATGAAGATGGCTTGATTCATGCGATTGAGGAGGAGCGAAATGAAGAAAAACTCTAG
- a CDS encoding ABC transporter permease, translated as MKKNSSFFSIPYVLWLLLFVIAPVIMILWQSFFDIQGHFTLDNYKTFFSSWTYIRMSFNSILYAAIITLVTLLISYPTAYFLTRLKHKQLLLMLVVLPTWINLLLKAYAFMGIFGQQGGVNAFLSFVGIGPKQILFTDFSFIFVASYIEIPFMILPIFNALDDIDSNLINASRDLGANELQTFVKVVFPLSLNGVRSGVQSVFIPSLSLFMLTRLIGGNRVITLGTAIEQHFLTTQNWGMGSTIGVILIMAMLATMWVTKERRK; from the coding sequence ATGAAGAAAAACTCTAGTTTCTTCTCAATTCCTTATGTGCTATGGTTGCTTCTTTTTGTCATTGCCCCTGTGATTATGATTCTTTGGCAGTCCTTTTTCGACATTCAAGGTCATTTTACCCTTGATAATTATAAAACCTTTTTTAGTTCATGGACTTACATTCGCATGAGCTTCAATTCGATTTTATATGCTGCCATTATCACATTGGTGACCTTGCTTATCTCTTACCCAACAGCTTATTTTTTGACACGTTTGAAACATAAGCAACTCTTGTTGATGTTGGTTGTATTGCCGACATGGATTAACCTTTTGCTGAAAGCTTATGCTTTTATGGGAATTTTCGGGCAACAAGGTGGTGTCAATGCGTTTTTGAGCTTTGTTGGTATTGGACCTAAGCAAATTCTGTTCACAGATTTTTCCTTTATTTTTGTTGCCTCATATATTGAAATTCCGTTTATGATTTTGCCGATTTTCAATGCGCTTGATGACATTGATAGCAATCTTATCAATGCTAGTCGAGATTTGGGGGCAAATGAATTACAGACCTTTGTCAAAGTTGTCTTTCCTTTATCGCTTAACGGCGTGAGAAGTGGTGTTCAGTCAGTATTTATCCCAAGTTTGAGCTTGTTCATGCTGACACGCTTGATTGGTGGTAATCGTGTGATTACTCTTGGTACAGCCATTGAGCAACATTTCTTGACAACACAGAATTGGGGTATGGGCTCCACCATTGGTGTGATTTTAATCATGGCAATGTTGGCTACGATGTGGGTGACTAAGGAGAGAAGAAAATGA
- a CDS encoding bifunctional folylpolyglutamate synthase/dihydrofolate synthase, translating into MNYQEALDWIHGKLKFGIKPGLERMAWMLEELGNPQEKLSAVHVVGTNGKGSVTSYLQHIFSLAGYEVGTFTSPYIVDFRERISLNGQMISETDFLDLVERVRPVVERLPLETTLEPATEFEVITVLMFEYFGHMHPVDIAFIEAGMGGLYDSTNVFKALAVICPSIGLDHQNVLGQTYAEIAEQKAGVLKEHVPFIFATERDNVRQVFLKKAQACGSQTYEFKKDFSVNETENGFDYQGQENLEDIRLAMLGKHQISNASLAITAALLLSKTYPKVTKEIIKYGLAQTHWVGRTELMFPNVMIDGAHNNESVQALVNVMQAYKDKNLHILFAAIDTKPIDSMLALLSQLADVDVTTFEYHNSLALENYPEQYHKVPDWKDWVKQIDSDSKDDFYLITGSLYFISQVRPVLLSRQQN; encoded by the coding sequence ATGAATTATCAAGAAGCTTTAGATTGGATTCATGGCAAGTTAAAATTTGGAATTAAGCCTGGTTTGGAACGGATGGCTTGGATGTTGGAAGAACTTGGCAATCCTCAGGAAAAGCTATCAGCTGTCCATGTTGTCGGAACGAATGGTAAGGGTTCGGTGACTAGCTATCTACAACATATTTTTTCACTAGCTGGTTATGAGGTTGGGACATTTACCTCTCCTTACATTGTTGATTTTCGTGAACGTATTAGTTTAAACGGTCAAATGATTTCAGAGACTGATTTTCTTGACTTGGTTGAGCGTGTTCGTCCAGTAGTGGAACGTTTGCCGCTTGAAACGACTTTAGAACCTGCGACAGAATTTGAAGTTATCACGGTCTTGATGTTTGAATATTTTGGGCATATGCACCCTGTTGATATTGCTTTTATCGAGGCAGGTATGGGTGGGCTTTATGATTCAACAAATGTTTTTAAAGCTTTAGCGGTTATTTGTCCTTCAATCGGTTTAGACCACCAGAATGTTTTAGGGCAGACTTATGCAGAAATTGCTGAGCAAAAAGCAGGTGTCCTGAAAGAACATGTTCCATTCATTTTTGCCACAGAACGTGATAATGTTCGTCAAGTTTTCCTTAAAAAAGCGCAAGCTTGTGGCAGCCAAACGTATGAATTTAAAAAGGATTTTTCGGTTAATGAAACTGAAAATGGCTTTGATTATCAAGGACAAGAAAATCTCGAGGATATTCGTTTAGCAATGCTAGGTAAACATCAGATTAGCAATGCTAGCCTTGCTATTACGGCTGCGTTGCTATTAAGTAAAACGTATCCAAAAGTCACTAAAGAAATTATCAAATATGGCTTGGCACAGACACATTGGGTTGGGCGAACAGAACTTATGTTTCCAAATGTGATGATTGACGGCGCACACAATAATGAAAGCGTTCAAGCTCTCGTTAATGTCATGCAGGCGTACAAGGACAAGAATTTGCACATTTTATTTGCAGCTATTGATACAAAGCCGATTGACTCGATGTTAGCATTGCTTAGTCAACTAGCGGATGTTGATGTAACGACGTTTGAGTATCACAATTCGCTTGCTTTGGAAAATTACCCAGAACAATATCATAAAGTTCCAGATTGGAAGGACTGGGTTAAGCAAATCGATAGTGACAGTAAAGATGATTTTTACCTTATCACGGGGTCGCTCTATTTCATATCACAAGTACGTCCTGTGCTTTTGTCAAGACAGCAAAATTAA
- the murB gene encoding UDP-N-acetylmuramate dehydrogenase has product MLEFLNEELKGIDIRVDEPLKKYTYTKVGGPADYLAFPRNRYELARIVTFANKNNIPWMVLGNASNIIVRDGGIRGFVIMFDKLNTVTVNGYVIEAEAGANLIETTRIAKFHSLTGFEFACGIPGSVGGAVFMNAGAYGGEISHILVSAQVITKEGEIKTIEARDMKFGYRHSAVQDSGDVVISAKFALKPGDYVLIEQEMARLTHLRELKQPLEYPSCGSVFKRPVGHFAGQLISEANLKGHRIGGVEVSKKHAGFMVNVADGNAQDYEDLIAHVIDTVEQNSGVRLEREVRIIGEKKR; this is encoded by the coding sequence ATGTTAGAATTTTTAAATGAAGAATTAAAAGGAATCGATATTCGTGTTGACGAACCGCTAAAAAAATACACCTATACGAAAGTCGGTGGTCCAGCGGATTATTTAGCTTTTCCGCGAAATCGTTACGAGTTAGCACGAATTGTTACATTTGCTAATAAAAATAATATTCCATGGATGGTGCTAGGAAATGCTAGTAACATCATCGTGCGTGATGGTGGTATTCGTGGCTTTGTTATTATGTTTGATAAACTTAACACTGTTACGGTCAATGGTTATGTGATTGAAGCAGAAGCAGGAGCTAATTTAATTGAAACGACGCGCATTGCTAAATTCCATAGCTTGACAGGCTTTGAATTTGCTTGTGGTATCCCTGGTAGCGTTGGTGGCGCTGTGTTTATGAACGCTGGCGCTTATGGCGGTGAAATTTCACATATCTTGGTATCAGCGCAAGTGATTACCAAAGAAGGTGAAATCAAGACAATTGAAGCTCGTGATATGAAGTTTGGCTATCGTCATTCAGCTGTTCAAGATAGTGGTGATGTGGTCATTTCAGCAAAATTCGCCTTAAAACCAGGTGATTACGTTTTAATCGAACAAGAAATGGCACGTTTAACTCATTTACGTGAGTTAAAACAGCCTCTAGAATACCCGTCATGTGGTTCTGTTTTCAAACGTCCCGTTGGACATTTTGCTGGACAATTAATTAGCGAAGCAAATTTAAAAGGTCACCGTATTGGTGGTGTTGAAGTTAGTAAAAAACATGCTGGCTTTATGGTAAATGTGGCTGATGGTAATGCACAAGACTATGAGGACTTGATTGCTCATGTCATTGACACAGTTGAACAAAATTCTGGCGTTCGTTTAGAGCGTGAAGTCCGAATTATCGGCGAAAAGAAACGTTAA
- the folB gene encoding dihydroneopterin aldolase — MDKIHLKDCRFYGYHGALAEEQTLGQIFVVDCTLSVDLQKASQSDVLEDTVHYGLVFETIKRQVEEERYALIERLAGAICQAIFEQFPPVQAINIKIFKENPPINGHYDAVGIELERERA; from the coding sequence ATGGATAAAATACATTTAAAAGATTGCCGTTTTTATGGCTACCATGGAGCGTTAGCTGAAGAACAAACGCTTGGTCAGATTTTTGTCGTTGATTGCACCTTGTCTGTCGATTTACAAAAAGCATCACAGTCTGATGTGCTAGAAGATACTGTTCATTATGGACTGGTTTTTGAAACGATAAAAAGACAAGTTGAAGAAGAACGCTACGCTTTAATTGAACGTTTGGCAGGAGCAATTTGTCAAGCTATTTTTGAACAATTTCCTCCAGTTCAAGCCATTAACATTAAGATTTTTAAAGAAAATCCGCCAATCAATGGGCATTATGATGCGGTTGGTATTGAGTTAGAACGGGAGCGCGCATGA
- the folE gene encoding GTP cyclohydrolase I FolE yields MANQEKLEAAVYQLLEALGENPEREGLLDTPKRVAKMYQEMFSGLNEDPKDQFTAVFTENHDEVVLVKDIPFYSMCEHHLVPFYGKAHVAYLPSDGRVTGLSKLARAVEVASKRPQLQERLTDQVATALEEALHPKGVFVMLEAEHMCMTMRGIKKPGSKTITTVAKGIFKENREERNEILSLILGK; encoded by the coding sequence ATGGCAAATCAAGAAAAACTCGAAGCAGCAGTTTACCAACTTTTAGAAGCCTTGGGAGAAAATCCTGAGCGTGAAGGGTTATTGGATACCCCAAAACGTGTTGCTAAAATGTACCAAGAGATGTTTTCAGGCTTAAATGAAGACCCAAAAGATCAATTTACAGCTGTTTTTACAGAAAATCATGATGAAGTAGTTTTAGTTAAAGATATCCCATTTTATTCAATGTGTGAACATCATTTGGTTCCCTTTTATGGGAAAGCTCATGTTGCTTATTTGCCAAGTGACGGTCGTGTGACTGGTTTGAGTAAGTTAGCGCGTGCCGTTGAAGTGGCTAGTAAACGTCCGCAATTACAAGAACGTTTGACTGACCAAGTTGCTACTGCACTTGAAGAAGCTTTGCATCCTAAGGGCGTTTTTGTCATGCTTGAAGCAGAGCATATGTGTATGACAATGCGTGGTATCAAGAAACCTGGTAGCAAAACCATAACAACTGTTGCAAAAGGTATTTTCAAAGAAAATCGTGAAGAACGAAATGAAATTTTATCACTGATTTTAGGAAAATAA
- a CDS encoding ClC family H(+)/Cl(-) exchange transporter codes for MDSYHREYEFSLSSILSFVWRGIVVGCVSGIVVSLFRLLIGFISAKVVNYYELSHEQPSLLILILGVTLFIVVAIGFLIKSDSDIKGSGIPHVEGELKGLLHPNWWSVLWKKFVGGVLAISMGFMLGREGPSIQLGAMAGKGVAKSLKAERMEQRVLIASGAAAGLSAAFNAPIAGLLFVIEEIYHQFSRLVWITALVASLVANFISLNIFGLTPVLDMPGDLAVLPLKHYWILLLLGAFLGVMGYVYEKTTLKATIIYDFLGKVCHIPSHFYGIFAAILILPIGYFYPQLLGGGNGLITSLSTSHLTLMIVCLYFIIRFVWSMLSYSSGLPGGIFLPILTLGALLGFGFGLFFEQFGLYSSHYLSLFVVLGMAGYFGAISKAPLTAMFLVTEMVGDFRQLMTIAVVTLVAYIAMDLLKGEPIYEALLAKLSVPQDREVIEPTLIELTVSDKIAGKYVRDLTLPKNVLITTQIHAKKSEVVSGNTRLNAGDTIFLVVNEPEIGKVRELLM; via the coding sequence ATGGATAGTTATCATCGAGAATATGAATTTTCGCTTTCCTCTATTCTCAGTTTTGTTTGGCGAGGGATTGTGGTTGGCTGCGTGTCAGGTATTGTGGTTAGCTTATTTCGCCTTTTGATTGGTTTCATTTCTGCCAAAGTTGTCAATTATTATGAGTTGTCACACGAACAGCCAAGTCTTTTAATTCTCATTTTGGGAGTGACTTTGTTCATTGTTGTTGCCATTGGCTTTTTGATTAAATCCGATTCTGACATCAAAGGTTCTGGGATTCCTCATGTCGAAGGGGAATTGAAAGGATTGCTTCACCCAAATTGGTGGTCTGTTCTCTGGAAGAAATTTGTCGGTGGTGTCTTAGCGATTTCAATGGGATTTATGCTTGGGCGTGAAGGACCAAGTATTCAGTTAGGTGCCATGGCAGGAAAAGGTGTTGCCAAATCTTTAAAAGCAGAACGCATGGAGCAACGTGTTTTGATTGCGAGTGGTGCGGCAGCAGGCTTATCGGCAGCTTTTAATGCTCCGATTGCAGGTTTGCTTTTTGTTATCGAAGAAATCTATCATCAATTTTCACGTTTGGTTTGGATTACCGCTTTAGTCGCCAGTTTAGTTGCTAATTTTATTTCGCTTAATATTTTTGGTTTGACGCCAGTTCTTGATATGCCAGGAGATTTGGCGGTATTGCCATTGAAGCACTATTGGATTTTACTATTGCTGGGTGCTTTTTTAGGCGTTATGGGATATGTTTATGAAAAAACGACTTTGAAGGCAACTATCATCTACGACTTTCTTGGAAAAGTGTGTCACATTCCAAGTCATTTTTACGGTATCTTTGCTGCTATTTTAATCTTGCCAATCGGCTATTTCTATCCGCAATTGCTAGGTGGCGGAAATGGCTTGATTACTTCGTTATCGACAAGTCACCTGACTCTTATGATTGTTTGCCTATACTTTATCATCCGCTTTGTGTGGAGTATGTTGAGTTACTCAAGTGGACTTCCTGGTGGGATTTTTCTTCCGATTTTGACTTTGGGAGCACTTTTGGGCTTTGGTTTTGGGCTATTTTTTGAACAATTCGGTTTGTATTCTAGTCATTATTTGTCCTTGTTTGTCGTTTTAGGAATGGCGGGCTATTTTGGGGCGATTTCAAAAGCGCCACTGACAGCAATGTTTTTAGTAACTGAAATGGTTGGTGATTTCCGTCAATTGATGACGATTGCCGTGGTGACTTTGGTTGCATATATCGCAATGGATTTGTTAAAAGGTGAGCCAATCTATGAAGCTTTACTTGCTAAACTTTCTGTGCCACAAGATAGAGAGGTCATCGAACCAACGTTGATTGAATTAACGGTTTCCGATAAAATTGCTGGAAAATACGTCAGAGACTTGACACTTCCTAAAAATGTTCTTATTACAACTCAAATTCATGCCAAAAAATCAGAAGTGGTATCAGGCAATACACGATTAAATGCAGGCGATACAATCTTTTTGGTGGTCAATGAGCCAGAAATTGGGAAAGTCAGAGAATTGCTAATGTAA
- the folK gene encoding 2-amino-4-hydroxy-6-hydroxymethyldihydropteridine diphosphokinase: protein MTKVYLSLGSNIGDKKAYLLAALERLEQLAQTSVTSVSSFYETAAWGKTDQDDFLNSCCELETDLTPQELLLACQNIEKELKRVRHEHWGPRTIDIDILLYGNETIATENLSVPHPYMTERAFVLVPLEEIAPQLQLNGQSISSYLAHLNVQEVRKLLV from the coding sequence ATGACAAAGGTTTATTTGAGCTTAGGAAGCAATATCGGCGATAAAAAAGCTTATTTACTGGCTGCGCTTGAACGCTTAGAACAATTAGCACAGACTTCTGTGACGTCGGTCTCTTCATTTTATGAGACAGCAGCATGGGGAAAGACCGACCAAGATGATTTTTTGAATAGTTGTTGTGAGCTCGAGACAGATTTGACGCCGCAAGAATTATTACTTGCTTGTCAAAACATCGAAAAAGAGCTGAAGCGTGTTAGGCATGAGCATTGGGGACCTCGTACCATTGATATCGACATTCTGTTGTATGGTAATGAGACGATTGCTACTGAAAATTTGAGCGTTCCGCACCCTTACATGACAGAACGAGCTTTTGTTTTGGTACCGTTAGAGGAAATCGCTCCGCAACTTCAACTTAATGGACAATCAATTTCATCTTATCTGGCGCATTTAAATGTCCAAGAGGTCCGAAAACTTCTGGTTTAA
- a CDS encoding ABC transporter permease: MKKFANLYLTLVFIILYIPIGYLIFYSFNQGGDMNGFTGFTLEHYSEMFADSRLMLILIQTFFLAFLSSILATAIGTFGAIFIYQARRKHQHAILSMNNILMVAPDVMIGASFLILFTRLAELFHFNLGFMTVLLSHIAFSIPIVVLMVLPRLKEMNDDMINAAYDLGATPWQMLKEVMLPYLTPGIISGFFMAFTYSLDDFAVTFFVTGNGFSTLSVEIYSRARRGISLEINALSTIVFLFSILLVIGYYFISQDKGDRDA, encoded by the coding sequence ATGAAAAAATTTGCCAATCTTTATTTGACACTGGTCTTTATCATCCTCTATATTCCAATTGGTTATCTGATTTTTTATTCTTTTAATCAAGGCGGGGATATGAATGGCTTTACTGGTTTTACCTTAGAGCATTATTCGGAAATGTTTGCGGATAGTCGTTTGATGTTGATTCTCATTCAAACTTTCTTTTTGGCGTTTTTGAGTTCCATTTTAGCAACAGCTATTGGGACATTTGGTGCGATTTTCATCTACCAAGCACGCCGAAAACATCAGCACGCCATTCTTTCAATGAATAATATTCTTATGGTGGCACCTGATGTGATGATTGGGGCAAGTTTCCTGATTCTCTTTACCCGTTTAGCAGAGCTATTTCATTTCAATCTTGGTTTTATGACAGTTTTGCTTAGTCACATTGCTTTTTCTATTCCAATTGTGGTGTTAATGGTTTTGCCACGTTTGAAAGAAATGAATGACGACATGATTAACGCTGCTTATGATTTAGGAGCAACGCCTTGGCAAATGTTAAAAGAAGTCATGTTGCCATATTTGACGCCAGGAATTATTTCAGGTTTCTTCATGGCGTTTACCTATTCATTGGATGATTTTGCAGTAACCTTTTTTGTAACAGGTAATGGTTTTTCAACCCTATCTGTCGAAATCTATTCACGAGCACGCCGTGGTATTTCTCTAGAAATTAACGCTCTTTCAACGATTGTCTTTCTTTTTAGTATTTTGCTTGTAATTGGTTATTACTTTATTTCGCAAGATAAGGGGGATCGTGATGCGTAG
- the folP gene encoding dihydropteroate synthase, protein MKIGKHEIDGTACIMGILNVTPDSFSDGGSYTSIENALAQAEKMIAAGAKIIDVGGESTRPGYTFVEAEEEINRVVPVIRALKERFDVLVSIDTYKTETARAALEAGADILNDVWAGLYDGKMLALAAEKNVPIILMHNQEEEKYDNITKEVCDFLTERAQAALDAGVALENIWIDPGFGFAKNEAQNIELLKGLDAVCKLGYPVLFGISRKRTVDYLLGGGTLAADRDMGTAALSAWAVAKGCQIVRVHNVDVNRDIVKVISQLS, encoded by the coding sequence ATGAAAATTGGAAAACACGAGATTGACGGAACAGCTTGTATCATGGGGATACTTAATGTGACCCCAGATTCTTTTTCTGATGGCGGTTCTTACACTTCTATTGAAAATGCCCTTGCTCAGGCTGAAAAAATGATTGCAGCAGGAGCTAAGATTATTGATGTTGGTGGTGAATCAACTCGCCCAGGCTATACTTTCGTTGAAGCAGAAGAAGAAATTAATCGTGTTGTTCCTGTTATCAGAGCGCTCAAAGAACGTTTTGATGTTTTGGTGAGTATTGACACATATAAAACTGAAACAGCACGGGCTGCCTTGGAAGCAGGTGCTGATATTTTAAATGACGTTTGGGCTGGTCTTTATGATGGAAAAATGCTGGCGCTGGCAGCTGAGAAAAATGTTCCTATCATTTTGATGCATAATCAAGAGGAAGAAAAATACGATAATATCACTAAAGAAGTTTGTGATTTTTTAACAGAACGTGCCCAAGCTGCTTTGGACGCAGGTGTTGCGCTTGAAAATATTTGGATTGACCCAGGGTTTGGTTTTGCTAAAAACGAGGCACAAAATATCGAATTGCTAAAAGGATTAGATGCGGTTTGTAAGCTCGGTTATCCAGTTCTTTTTGGAATTTCACGTAAACGTACGGTTGATTATTTGCTTGGTGGGGGAACGTTAGCTGCCGACCGTGATATGGGAACAGCTGCTTTATCAGCTTGGGCTGTCGCAAAAGGTTGCCAAATTGTTCGTGTACATAACGTTGACGTTAATCGTGACATTGTTAAAGTGATTAGTCAACTGAGTTGA